One Antedon mediterranea chromosome 1, ecAntMedi1.1, whole genome shotgun sequence genomic window, CCCCATATTGACAATCCAACGTAAGCTAGATAAGTGATAATCACAGCAGCCTTAGTGACCGAATGAGTGATGAATGGACCGAAGAAATCTCTGAAGAAAACCATGACGGCATGAGGAGATTCTTCTCTTGTCTTGCCACTTGTTTTCCGAGATGGACCTCCAGAGCAACAGATAGCATAGCACTTGTTCGGAGAGTCATCCTCTGGTTTAACCCTTAAACACGTACCATAATGTCGATTTGCTCTTTCTCGTTTCCCGCTAATTGCCATACATGCTGCAAAGAAAGTTACCTGGTATAAGTAATCAAATAAAACGGCCAGTCCCGTGTATGCGCAGAAAATTCGTACGGATGGAAATACCGCTAAAACGCCGACACCAAATGCAAGAGCGTCCGTGACACTAGTGATGGTTATGGATAGAGCGGCCTCAGACATGGCTTCCCCCATACGTTCTTCAACTTTCCCCCTAATATTCGTCTTTCTCCATGATGCTATCATGATAAACATATCATCTACACCAATACCTATAAATAGAAATACCAGTTTATAATGTTAATGCATAATATGGCTAATTGTCTATGATTATGATTTGTCAACTTTCAAAAACAACCAAATTACGTCATGTTAATTCAGTGCGCGCATGCTGATATATTGGGGCATGTGTGCTTGCTCCCCTTGAGACAGGTTTGATGGTTTCTATAGGTCCAGGTGACGACCGATCTTTAATTTCGGCCGTCCGATGCAGAATGCCCAAATTCATGGCGCGCCACCAATGAAAACTAATGTTGTTATGGTCGCTATAAATGTTATAAACGTCTTTCTTGTTATCATGCtattgataatatatttttaaaatattttgtgttcaATCTTTCATTTCagtaatacattacaaaaaaatttaaatacaattaaagaCTAATACAAAATGTTACAATTTTTCTATAGCAAAACACAGAtcaacaaggccaacagccattaagtcgcgtgctacaatgcatagtgataccggaccgacagacataCTGAcggacagaccgacagacagaccgaccgaccgacatagtgaactatatagttgcgtccacgcgactaaaaaggcataattttgacgaatttttgaactttttcatcaaaaacgtgcgcaaattatccaattcgacgtgctcgtatgacgtaattttaagtcgaaattgtttaaaagttggtaaaattattagaaacggctgcaaaaacataaatcacgtgaaaaaGTATGTATACAACGCTGCGTGCGCACCGCGCGTgaaaaatttgcgcgcgtatgggaatttttgacatgctcaaaatgacaagaaacgcgtagaaagttgattaaaaattaattttgcgcattttaaacttttaaatgcgcgtgcgcgcgtaactttgtgtaaaacacacatttttgtTTCTACCGAAAGTTAGCgcctgatataaattaaacttttgcaaagtttcaatttaaaatgttatttggtttttgacctatgttaaatacgagaaaatcgttaaatcgcgcgtaaatcacgttgcgcaactctaacgtcattcacaataggaggtgcacaatttcacgtaaatgcccacatgttgacatcaaaacagttaaaaaattacagaaaagcaataaaacgcatagtgataccggaccgacagacagaccgacagacagaccgacagaccgaccgaccgacatagtgaactatagagtcgcgtccacgcgactaaaaagagtgatgtagatatttaattaCCGACTAAATTAAATGGGAAAATCCAACAGTTATTACTTGACAAGAGTCCAAAAcataatgtatacattattctcaaattaaaaaagaaattctgTGTAAGTCTATATTTGCTGAGgcaattttaatatattgtctaagccttttacaaatatatcattataatattttaacataatacCGGTACTATAGTTAATTCATATAGGTTTATAATGTGTCACTGACACTTTTTCAAACCATTTCATTTTCAGTTAGCATACCGTGATGCttccaatatttttatttaatttgcaaAATTACTtcctttttgtttttgtttcgtgaatatttattatatttgtgtTTTAAGGTGGCGATAAACAACTATTTTGTTTACCTTAATTCTGAACCTTttaccatatatatatatataatacataaaattAAGTTTTCTGTCTCTTTTTTTAAGCCTACATATAccatagatttttttttatattacgcTATAAATGTTATAAACGTCTTTCTTGTCATCATGCtattgataatatattttttaaatattttgtgttcAATCTTTCATTTCagtaatacattacaaaaaattaaaatacaattaaagaCTAATACAAAATGTTACAATTTTCCTATAGCAAAACACAGATCAAAAAGagtgatgtagatatttaattaCAGTATCTATTCTATATGATGATGTTTGGTTACAGTATCTATACAAGCAAATATCAGAAAAACAGATAATAAGGATTGAAACGTTAATGAATTTGATTCCATTGTTTCTATGAGAAAATAGATGaaacaacattgataataatatgatgACCGGTAAACTATACTCTActagattaaaataaaatgtacttaCTTAGAATGAGAATTGGCGTGGTGGCAACAATATCAATGAACGGCACTCTGCAATACATGAGAAAGCCAAACGCTGAAACTACTGCAAAGCCCGCAGACACAACACCCATCAATGCCAACCATGGTTTGTTCTGAACGTTATCCAGACGAATGCTGGACCAGATTGCAAAGTTGATAATAATCGTAAAAGCAATTGTGAATGAAGTAAATACCGAATCGCTAGCGTGTTCGAGTTCAAGTTCGAGAGAACGCGATGTGTATCGGTAAACTTCAACCAAGTTTCCATCATAAGACTCTAAAGTTTCCAGGAATGCGTCTTCCCATTTGTCGGCAGTTACGTCATCTATGCGGAGGTAAAAGATTAACTGGATTGCGGCGGCTGTGCTAATAACATCTGTGTTTCCTTTAAGCTCAACACCACCAAATAAGCTACCGATAAACACATCTTCATATACGGGATAGGTGACGTTCTTTTCTCTCATAGAAGAACCTTTAGGAAAGGTGTAAACAAAGCCATCCGTTTGACATTCTCTTAACCACTGCAGACAGATATCATCAAACTTTACCACACCCTGCGAGTCGGTTACTGAAATGTTTTGCACAATTTCAATTAACGTGTACACCTCTGATATAATTTCTTCTGTGATTACATTACCTCCGTCTTTTGCCACTAGTATCATTCTTCCGTATCGGCCTAGCGTTGTCAGGCGGTTAACAGTTACGTTGTTATCATGAATAAAGACATCTTCAACCACATCACGCTCGTCCTTAGCTCGTCCGTTTGTAGGCGTAAACAACTCTTCTACATCTGTCTGTTTTTCGAGATATATCATTCCGCATCCCAATGCGATAGTAATTAACACGGGTACGATTAAAAACGGGATGGGATGACGAGAAATGAATTTGCCATAGCGTTTATAAAATGAAACGAGTCGTTTTTCTATGCAATCAAGTTGCACCATCttgaagatgtattgtaaaATGAATACGATCAGCTCCttcctactaggcctagcctacccagtTTCGTGACGCGATAAGCGAATAGCAATAAACACTCCCATTATTATGACGTTAGGTATAGCATACCGACTAAATTAAATGGGAAAATCCCTTACAGTATTATTGCTTGGCAAGAGTCCAAAAACATAATGTACATCATtctccaataaaacaaaaacaaaaaacaattcaGCATAAGTCCATATTTGCTGaggtaattataatattgtctaggccttttacaaatatatcattataatattttaacataagACTATAGTTAATTCATATAGGTAATGTGTCACTGACACTGTTTCAAACCATTTCATGTTCAGTTAGCATACCGCGATGCTTccaatatttgtatttaatttccAAAATTACTTCcttgaatattttgtttttgtttcgtgaatatttagtatatatatatatatttttctctcttttttcacgctgctctagcccgctacgtcccattaggactactcaatcagaagctaaagcaagcagcagttatagttctaaggacgacagttttgcgaaaatggaaactccactataatttattgattccagctgctacagtagacctaaaaaaacgtctgggaaaagagtctattaggacatgtcatgctaaaattacaaatccccaagcatttctggtatattcactgtcagatattcattgaattattatcgaaacagtccattaaagtttgtgtttgtaataggatacttcacacttgaaatatctagggtgatgaagtgacccccagatttgacaataaaattaactaaagtcacagaaattgagtattcacttctgtaacaaaaaaataatatttattcacatataaaaagagaaaagaaacccaaaaaccattatCTGACAGACAAATTtcatttgttgctttaaattacattttttcaggtaaaataactattaaaatgacacattcaaaaacatttgaaataaaaaaaaaattttcaataagcgagaagcgttttttgtaagaaatctttcttgtttataggcctaccatagaTTCTGTTTTGATATTACgaatgtttatttacatataatCAGATCACTTCGTTAGAAATGTAAATTTGCAGTATATGTCATAATTTAAAAGAGAGTATAAAACATAGGCTTTATGATAGGCTTACgtgatttaaataatattttatggcGTATCTTTTTCAATTAACCTTAGTTCACCTCAAGCCTTTAGAACGGTGGTAAGGTAAAACTCGTAATTCGATTCaggaaataatatttaaaaaaatgcacaatgccaaatgtatttttatcaaataactAATACAAATTAAGTACTAGTAATTTTATACTATCTATCGTTACAAACAGTAATATTAAATAGAGGCTACACACACACAAAACGAAATTGGTGACAGTTTGAGCAAAATAATATAGTCACTGGTGAAAAACAATATATAGGTGTATATAGATAAGCCTCTATGAAATAAgaaaaatttgaattttaaattattttctttcttttattcacCTATCAATGCGGATGGGTTAGTTCCCAGCGAATAGATAAAATCACATCGCAATGCATTAACATTGCCTTTTCTCCAGAAGTGCATATCCTTTGTATAAAAATCAGTGacattgtatatataaatattgttgtttttcgtGCTGCGGCtttagccagctatgtcccaagAGGATATATTCATTAAGAAGCTTTTTCATCGCGGTAGCTATAgtatctaaggccgacagttttgcgaatttgtaaactcgattataatttgtataggtcccagctgctggacccaaaaaacgtctgggaaaagagagtctatgagggctcacggttgaactATTTTGGGTTCTCggcctttgattggttgacggaATCAACAGACTGTGGAGAAGAATTTCTCACTTTACCACCGTGAAGTCACGTTGTTTCTATGTGGGTATTTTAGTTAATTGACTATGGTTGTATGCCTATACAGGTTATGGTCACACACACAGGCACAGCACACTACAGGTATTTAATCTCTAAATCAAATTCTTCAATGAACACATGATGTAATTTCGACAGTTTGAAAAGAAAATTGATTGTGCAAATAATCTTTACGAttcaacatatttttattttttacatatttctatggtaacaaaaacatatttttaataaacattttgattgaaaattgtgtttattatacaattaactgGTGAAAAAAATGGGCATGatgtgatttataattaaatagctatgttagattttgtatatttttgcgattaaccaacatatttttattttgttacactTTTCCATggtaacaaaaacatattttccataaatttgtaaaaaattgtgtatttatagtatacaattaactagtgaaaaaatgggcatgtgattcataattaaaaaactatctttgatttgtatgtatttttgcgattaaaggacatctttttaataattaatcatttaatatatctGATGAAAGAACagtgaataattttaaaatttcgagcggcgttttttgtaagaaatatttcttgtttaaggTGGGAATAAAAAACAAGTTTGTCTGCCTTCTTAAACACAATGTGACTCAATGTGTCTTCTTCTTCTGTTGTTGATTGATGTTGATTACACATATACCATACGGCTGTTTATTTGCATTATATACCACCAGAccactaaaaatgtaaatttgtagTGTATGTCATAATGTAAAGAAATATAGTTTAAACACATTATCTTTTATGATAGGCTTACGtgatgtaaataatattttatggcGTATcatcttaatttcaaataacCTTAGTTCACCTCAAGCTTTTATAACGAATTGTTATGTTATGGAGATTCAggaaagaaaatattaaaaaaatctatataaatGCACAATGCCAAATGTATTTTAATCGAATAACTAATACAAATGACGTTGTGTTATTAGTCATAAAAagttcacatttaaaaaaagacactTCTGTAATTGTAGGTCCAATTACAAAATTACAGCAagtaaaatgtaggcctacaatgaatAAAGTTAATACATACATTGAttaatatacatacatacatacatataggcctaccctttGTTTACATAATCTCTAGTATAGTCTTAGTGGAAAATGAATAAGAAATATGTAGATACAGTCTAAGCATATTGCAGTATAACGTATATTAAATAGGGTCTATGCAACAATAAATTAACTTGTAAAGTACTAGACACTGGCAAACAATAAATACTGATATAGGCCTGTATAAAATAAGACATATTTTAATCTTAGATTTTTCCGAAACCGAACTTTACTATCAATGTGGATGGGATATGTTGCgaaaattgtattgaataaTTACTATCACGTCGCAATTCATTCGTTGCCTTTCTTCGGAAATCCAAATCCTTCGTATAAGAATCAGTGACAGAGTCGTATAGacctaatatttaaaagaagTGAGAAAAATAAAACGGTATCAGCAacagaataatattaatactctATAAGGTTGGAAAGTAAATCACAGATTAATGTTCTTCAATGAATTGATTATTACATTAATAAGAATGATAACCAATAATGTAATCGTTAAAGGTCACTGACATTACAAAACATTCAACCATTATTTGATGAAGAACAATATTACGAGTCGAGTGTTTGATTATGCCTTTCAATTGATATAATGTGAATTATCTCATAGATAACCTATCAATTAAACAACCGGCTAAAATATGTCAACCAAACAGAACATTGTTGTAAGTAGGTTATAAACAATCGGTATTATGATTCATAATTAGGACTACGCGCATGCGTGTAGAGAGTTATTAGTTTATGTAGTGCATTATTTCCATAACAaactaaagtttgatagtgtagacacagagcTTTACGCACGTATGtctcgtttgatagtgtagacagagctttacgcacGTATGTCtcgtttgatattgtagacagagctttacgcacGTATGtctcgtttgatagtgtagacagagctttacgcacGTATGtctcgtttgatagtgtagacagagctttacgcacGTATGtctcgtttgatagtgtagacagagctttacgcacGTATGtctcgtttgatagtgtagacagagctttacgcacGTATGtctcgtttgatagtgtagacagagctttacgcacGTATGtctcgtttgatagtgtagacagagctttacgcaTGTATGtctcgtttgatagtgtagagcttgACGCACGTATGtctcgtttgatagtgtagacagagctttacgcacGTATGtctcgtttgatagtgtagacagagctttacgcacGTATGtctcgtttgatagtgtagacagagctttacgccCGTATGtctcgtttgatagtgtagacagagctttacgcacGTATGtctcgtttgatagtgtagacagagctttacgcacGTATGtctcgtttgatagtgtagacagatctttacgCACGTATGtctcgtttgatagtgtagacagagctttacgcacGTATGtctcgtttgatagtgtagacagatctttacgCACGTATGtctcgtttgatagtgtagacagagctttacgcacGTATGtctcgtttgatagtgtagacagagctttacgcacGTATGTCTCGTTTTATCCATCAAATTCATTTGAACACTTATTATGATATTTGTCGATGTATATCCGGCAATAACAGCGGTGGGAAATAGTCGCGGGAAGAGGCTTTGTAGTATAGGTTATTGTAAAAATATCAACCAATAAATGTAGTTATAGTGGTCGTGatgctgtaaaataaaataaataaacattgaagAAAACACTTGAAAAAATATGGCAGATTGCAGGTAGTAAATATCCATCCGGTAATAAAGCTGGtgatattaatatatatcaGTATACGTTAAATTGTTTataactaaaataatcataGACCTGGTTTTCTGCATATGGTTCCCGTTGGAAGTCTCAAGTGACAGTTCGGATTCCGCAACGCGTCAATGATTGGTAAAATTAATTATCCCAATATACTTTttacatgttaaaaattaaaatgaaaagaaaagcTATACGATATTATTAAATGACAAACATGACAAATGattaagaataataaaaacagactttgaatagaccatttcgcagaataataacaaaaaaaaaataacaaaattaatcacttatgtatattaaataaacaaattaggcctaaaacttaaaattacagtttttttcaggaaaataattttcaaattcaatttttttttaaatgaataactattatctgacattaaaatggcatattattCAACAATatattactttttaaatgttgttttcgattcaattttcagttaaaatgaataattattatctgacattaaaatggcatattcaacaaaaaatttattATTGAAGTGGACAATATATATTGAAAGGAATTTCAGTcgcttttaaattttaaaaagatcgatattattattattcaaagcaTATGGGGCAATCTACTCCTAGGAGTAGGATAAATCTGGTAACTACGCTACATGCCTTCCATACCAGCGTTGAACCCCCATGATGAGATCGCTTTCATCTAAATACGAAGGGGATTTCCCACTTCATTTTAAAGATAATTATACATCTTATGGCATTCATTCCGAGACACAGACACGCGATATTCAATTTACAAAGTCTTTATGagattatattttaaacaaaccGTACCCCGAAATAGTGTCTCGACGTATTATAATATGTTTCCTTTGTacgaaataataatgtttacactCAAATGTTAAATACAATGTGACTAAGTACTTCACACAATTTGCtaacagttttatttttaaatcatacaTTGTCGTAAATTGGTGTAATAgttggtttttatttaaaatcgcGACGCCTAACACAACCAGTACCTCTTTTCAAATAAATGCTCCTAATTATACTACGTTCCAATCAATATTGGTGATCGGTGTCAAATATAGTttaagtatataaaaataataataagtaatagtGATTCGTTATAGCTACAGACCGTGAAACACAATTTATTCTATTGATAAGATTTTGTGAAAGCATTTCTCTGCCTTTTATCGTTGGATATGAATGTTTTGAGTATTAAATGCAGGCGCCATCCGCATTTGTGAACATTTATCAAAACTCAGACATGTCTTTTTAAATTCACATTGGTACATTACAAAAGGCTTTTGCAGTTTATCAGACTAGAACATAtcctattatattatattaatc contains:
- the LOC140063654 gene encoding patched domain-containing protein 3-like; this encodes MVQLDCIEKRLVSFYKRYGKFISRHPIPFLIVPVLITIALGCGMIYLEKQTDVEELFTPTNGRAKDERDVVEDVFIHDNNVTVNRLTTLGRYGRMILVAKDGGNVITEEIISEVYTLIEIVQNISVTDSQGVVKFDDICLQWLRECQTDGFVYTFPKGSSMREKNVTYPVYEDVFIGSLFGGVELKGNTDVISTAAAIQLIFYLRIDDVTADKWEDAFLETLESYDGNLVEVYRYTSRSLELELEHASDSVFTSFTIAFTIIINFAIWSSIRLDNVQNKPWLALMGVVSAGFAVVSAFGFLMYCRVPFIDIVATTPILILSIGVDDMFIMIASWRKTNIRGKVEERMGEAMSEAALSITITSVTDALAFGVGVLAVFPSVRIFCAYTGLAVLFDYLYQVTFFAACMAISGKRERANRHYGTCLRVKPEDDSPNKCYAICCSGGPSRKTSGKTREESPHAVMVFFRDFFGPFITHSVTKAAVIITYLAYVGLSIWGILNLQQGLQLQNLALDDSYVKPFYDLEEQYFKTYGPVVFVVFPEELNSLEPAVNEDLLSTLAVFENSEYTYEENLTDCWLRSFIGYLNVRNISDDSDTDTLLHVLRYEFLANPSFEHFSLDVTFGDDGVIIASRCLVITKDINTTNRERDMMSDMREKADQSKYDITVYHPAFIFFDQYTAVLPNTLQNLGIALAAMMLVSLIFIPQPICSVWVVLCILSIEAGVVGFMSHWDVNLDSISMINIILCIGFSVDFSAHIAYTFTVSDGVSKNARIIKTLFTLGMPILQGALSTLFGISVLSMSNGYIFRIFFKTLFLVIVFGLLHSMFFLPVLLTFLGGSAKSGAVADTVPKEESSTEKSSNMHINHAYNNRE